The Streptomyces sp. HUAS CB01 genome has a segment encoding these proteins:
- a CDS encoding cation:proton antiporter: MLPPDQFLLGIALTVLLAVGSQIAASRLRIPALILLLPAGFTAGALTDVVHPDELAPGNFSSIVSLSVAVILYDAGLGLEMRHLRGATRSVVLRLLVLGVLVTWAAVIGLAPALFGVPLPVAVLLGAVLVVSGPTVVGPLLDHVRPPDRLRRVLIWEGTLVDPVGAILGTLVLHSLLAGDFRVARGFHPGEFLLSWLVGLAGGAVGAALLWYCLRRLRLGETLGTLAQLATVVAVSAGCDIVRDDTGLIAAVVAGLAVANLPGLGMTARRPFFETLVQLIIGLLFVTISAGVAPSSVRPVLLPTLALIGALVLVVRPLVAWISTRGRGLARGERAFIAWMAPRGIVAASTASAFAATLSGSGLSGADKILPVTFLVIVGTVLVYGLTAAPVAAALGINRPARARPLLVGGRPWSVDLGRCLKSAGLDVTMWTATDEQRQRVRRAGIEPAPGDLLATATDASGRLEGVTSVLLLTDDDDFNALVCVVAQDSVDGPVHRVGPPPDGPGAVATRTGPDVLFGPGLGRDVLAARHERGARFTVGAPGESPPPGHDALFVLRADGRLEPVTEERPARPGPGDRIVLLGPAPDGRPAEEPPGAGR; this comes from the coding sequence GTGCTTCCCCCCGACCAGTTCCTCCTGGGCATCGCCCTGACCGTGCTGCTCGCCGTCGGCTCCCAGATCGCGGCGAGCAGGCTGCGCATCCCGGCGCTGATCCTGCTGCTGCCCGCCGGCTTCACGGCAGGCGCCCTCACCGACGTCGTCCACCCGGACGAGCTGGCGCCCGGCAACTTCTCGTCCATCGTGTCCCTGTCCGTCGCCGTGATCCTCTACGACGCCGGGCTCGGACTGGAGATGCGCCATCTGCGGGGCGCCACCCGCTCGGTGGTCCTCCGGCTCCTCGTCCTCGGCGTGCTGGTCACCTGGGCTGCGGTCATCGGGCTCGCCCCCGCGCTGTTCGGCGTCCCCCTCCCCGTGGCCGTGCTGCTGGGTGCCGTCCTCGTCGTCTCCGGGCCGACGGTGGTGGGGCCGCTGCTCGACCACGTACGTCCGCCGGACCGGCTGCGGCGCGTCCTGATCTGGGAAGGCACGCTCGTCGACCCGGTCGGGGCGATCCTGGGCACACTCGTCCTGCACTCCCTGCTCGCCGGCGACTTCCGGGTCGCCCGGGGCTTCCACCCGGGCGAGTTCCTGCTCAGCTGGCTGGTCGGGCTGGCCGGCGGCGCGGTGGGCGCGGCGCTGCTGTGGTACTGCCTCCGCAGGCTCCGGCTCGGCGAGACGCTGGGGACCCTCGCCCAACTCGCCACGGTGGTCGCGGTGTCGGCGGGCTGCGACATCGTGCGCGACGACACGGGGCTGATCGCCGCGGTCGTCGCCGGACTCGCCGTCGCCAACCTCCCCGGTCTGGGCATGACGGCCAGGCGCCCCTTCTTCGAGACGCTGGTCCAGCTCATCATCGGGCTGCTGTTCGTGACCATCTCGGCCGGGGTCGCCCCGTCGTCCGTCCGTCCCGTGCTGCTGCCCACGCTCGCCCTGATCGGCGCGCTCGTCCTGGTGGTCCGGCCGCTGGTCGCCTGGATCTCCACCCGTGGGCGCGGACTGGCGCGCGGGGAGCGCGCGTTCATCGCGTGGATGGCGCCGCGCGGCATCGTCGCCGCGTCCACCGCCTCCGCCTTCGCCGCCACCCTGTCCGGCTCGGGACTGTCCGGCGCGGACAAGATCCTCCCGGTGACGTTCCTGGTGATCGTGGGGACGGTACTCGTCTACGGGCTGACCGCGGCACCGGTCGCCGCCGCGCTGGGCATCAACCGGCCGGCCCGTGCCCGGCCGCTGCTCGTGGGCGGGCGGCCCTGGTCGGTCGACCTGGGCCGGTGCCTCAAGTCCGCCGGGCTCGACGTGACGATGTGGACCGCGACGGACGAACAGCGGCAGCGCGTCCGCCGGGCCGGGATCGAGCCGGCCCCGGGGGATCTCCTCGCCACGGCCACCGACGCCTCCGGGCGGCTCGAGGGTGTCACCTCCGTCCTCCTCCTCACCGACGACGACGACTTCAACGCGCTGGTCTGCGTCGTCGCACAGGACAGCGTGGACGGACCGGTCCACCGCGTCGGCCCGCCGCCGGACGGCCCCGGCGCGGTCGCCACCCGCACCGGCCCGGACGTGCTCTTCGGGCCGGGCCTGGGGCGGGACGTGCTGGCGGCACGCCACGAGCGGGGGGCGCGCTTCACCGTGGGCGCTCCGGGCGAGTCCCCGCCGCCCGGTCACGACGCCCTGTTCGTCCTGCGCGCCGACGGCCGTCTGGAGCCGGTCACCGAGGAGCGGCCGGCGCGGCCGGGGCCGGGGGACCGGATCGTCCTGCTGGGCCCTGCCCCGGACGGGCGGCCCGCGGAGGAGCCTCCCGGCGCCGGCCGGTGA
- a CDS encoding cytochrome d ubiquinol oxidase subunit II, with protein sequence MTTAGIVALVLLLAVAAYACAGGTDYGAGFWDLTAGGAERGKRPRWLIDHAMAPVWEVNNVWLIFVFVIMWTGFPVLFQTVFSAMWLPLALAAVGMVLRGAGFALRKPITRVAGRRLYGALFAVSSLLTPYFLGAAVGGVASGRAAPGTVASAHAWANPTSSFFGLLTVTATAFLGAVFLSCDAERWEAPDLVGYFRRRALASLAVVVLLGAAAFVVVRGDAPHLWHGLTHGAGLVLLLVAVVCTVATALMLLRGQARWSRFTATGMVAAVVVAWGVAQRPYLIPTSLTVEEAAGSPSTLVWLLFVTLVAVILVGPALVLLYWLDTHGELESLSESDLRQGGGGGPGSE encoded by the coding sequence ATGACGACCGCAGGCATCGTGGCCCTCGTGCTGCTCCTCGCCGTCGCCGCCTACGCCTGCGCGGGCGGCACCGACTACGGCGCCGGCTTCTGGGACCTCACCGCGGGCGGCGCCGAGCGCGGCAAACGGCCCCGCTGGCTGATCGACCACGCCATGGCTCCCGTGTGGGAGGTCAACAACGTCTGGCTGATCTTCGTTTTCGTCATCATGTGGACCGGGTTCCCGGTGCTGTTCCAGACGGTGTTCTCGGCGATGTGGCTGCCGCTCGCCCTCGCCGCCGTCGGCATGGTCCTGCGCGGCGCCGGATTCGCCCTGCGCAAGCCGATCACACGGGTGGCGGGACGGCGGCTGTACGGTGCGCTGTTCGCCGTCTCCTCACTGCTCACACCGTACTTCCTCGGTGCCGCCGTCGGCGGCGTCGCCTCCGGCCGGGCCGCGCCCGGCACCGTCGCGTCGGCGCACGCCTGGGCCAATCCGACGTCCTCCTTCTTCGGTCTGCTGACGGTGACGGCGACCGCCTTCCTCGGCGCCGTGTTCCTGTCCTGCGACGCCGAGCGCTGGGAGGCCCCCGATCTCGTCGGCTACTTCCGGCGCCGGGCCCTGGCCTCGCTGGCCGTCGTCGTCCTCCTCGGCGCGGCTGCCTTCGTCGTCGTCCGCGGTGACGCCCCCCACCTCTGGCACGGACTCACCCACGGTGCCGGACTGGTGCTCCTGCTCGTGGCCGTGGTCTGCACGGTGGCGACGGCGCTGATGCTGCTGCGCGGACAGGCCCGCTGGTCCCGGTTCACCGCGACGGGCATGGTCGCCGCCGTCGTCGTCGCCTGGGGCGTCGCCCAGCGCCCGTACCTCATCCCGACCTCCCTGACCGTCGAGGAGGCGGCGGGTTCCCCCTCGACGCTGGTGTGGCTGCTGTTCGTCACCCTCGTCGCGGTGATCCTCGTCGGTCCCGCGCTCGTCCTGCTCTACTGGCTCGACACCCACGGGGAGCTGGAGTCCCTCTCCGAGTCCGATCTGCGGCAGGGCGGGGGCGGCGGCCCCGGGAGCGAGTGA
- a CDS encoding cytochrome ubiquinol oxidase subunit I: protein MHNPVPLPAGAHLLLAEAPAQLLPARELMAFTLASHIILVPMGVALPLITLIMHYRGLRRNDPTALLLARRWSAVMAIQFAVGVVTGTVLSFEFGLLWPGLMGRWGDVFGIGFGVEAWAFFLEAVLIAIYLYGWRRLPARTHFLLGVPLPATALLGAFGILAANSWMNTPRGFRLDPAGNPVDVDVWKAIFTPMFGPQYWHFVVAMFVTAGYVVAGVYAVGILKGRRDRYHRLGFAVPFTVAAVFTPVQFVLGDSIARSVFHKQPVKFAAMELVWETDTHVPEYIFGRLHPDGTVTGGIKIPQLDSVLAGFRPDTEVTGLTSVPASDRPNPTQATIAHWAFDIMVVIGSLLVLLVLWYAWVVWRRRKRPAAERLPQSRWFYRSAACAGVASVIAVECGWITTEVARQPWIVYQNMRVAEAVTATRSSTLWIMFGVVIIVYVFIFGSFLAVLLKLRTRWRLADAAAATGAPAEGPETETPYGPRAAVPEAAAGARAGEDGTP, encoded by the coding sequence ATGCACAATCCGGTACCCCTGCCGGCCGGGGCGCACCTGCTGCTCGCGGAGGCACCCGCCCAGCTGCTCCCGGCCCGGGAGCTGATGGCGTTCACGCTCGCCTCCCACATCATCCTCGTGCCGATGGGGGTGGCGCTGCCGCTGATCACGCTGATCATGCACTACCGCGGGCTGCGCCGGAACGACCCCACCGCCCTGCTGCTCGCCCGGCGCTGGTCGGCCGTGATGGCGATCCAGTTCGCCGTGGGCGTCGTCACCGGGACCGTCCTGTCCTTCGAGTTCGGGCTGCTCTGGCCGGGTCTCATGGGCCGCTGGGGCGATGTCTTCGGCATCGGGTTCGGCGTCGAGGCATGGGCGTTCTTCCTGGAGGCCGTCCTCATCGCCATCTATCTCTACGGCTGGCGGCGGCTGCCGGCGCGGACGCACTTCCTCCTCGGGGTGCCCCTCCCGGCCACCGCGCTCCTCGGGGCCTTCGGCATCCTGGCGGCCAACTCCTGGATGAACACCCCCCGGGGCTTCCGGCTCGACCCCGCGGGCAACCCCGTGGACGTCGACGTCTGGAAGGCGATCTTCACCCCGATGTTCGGGCCGCAGTACTGGCACTTCGTCGTGGCGATGTTCGTGACGGCCGGGTACGTCGTCGCCGGTGTCTACGCCGTCGGGATCCTGAAGGGCCGCAGGGACCGCTACCACCGGCTCGGCTTCGCGGTCCCGTTCACCGTCGCCGCCGTCTTCACCCCCGTCCAGTTCGTGCTCGGCGACTCCATCGCCCGCTCCGTGTTCCACAAGCAGCCGGTGAAGTTCGCCGCCATGGAACTGGTGTGGGAGACCGACACCCATGTGCCGGAGTACATCTTCGGCCGTCTGCACCCGGACGGGACCGTCACCGGGGGCATCAAGATCCCCCAACTCGACTCCGTCCTGGCCGGGTTCCGGCCCGACACCGAGGTGACCGGCCTCACCTCCGTGCCCGCTTCCGACCGGCCCAACCCCACACAGGCCACGATCGCCCACTGGGCCTTCGACATCATGGTGGTCATCGGCTCGCTGCTGGTGCTCCTCGTGCTCTGGTACGCGTGGGTCGTATGGCGCAGGCGGAAGCGTCCCGCGGCCGAGCGCCTGCCGCAGTCCCGGTGGTTCTACCGCAGCGCGGCCTGCGCCGGGGTCGCCTCCGTCATCGCCGTCGAGTGCGGCTGGATCACCACCGAGGTGGCGCGGCAGCCCTGGATCGTGTACCAGAACATGCGCGTCGCCGAGGCGGTCACGGCGACCCGGTCCTCCACCCTCTGGATCATGTTCGGTGTCGTGATCATCGTGTACGTCTTCATCTTCGGCTCCTTCCTCGCGGTGCTGCTGAAGCTGCGGACCCGCTGGCGGCTCGCGGACGCGGCGGCGGCGACGGGCGCCCCGGCCGAGGGCCCGGAGACCGAGACGCCCTACGGACCGCGCGCCGCCGTGCCGGAGGCGGCCGCCGGCGCCCGGGCGGGCGAGGACGGAACGCCATGA
- a CDS encoding DUF2254 domain-containing protein, with protein MAGKGSTVEARTARRKTRRARAPLSWAAAFALRQYVVACLWIAPLVGIVLGSLLAEAAVALDGVVRVPEEWRYSPSTASSVLSSIVGAMVALLGFVVTIGILVVQQATGTLSPRYMRLWYRDRLQKAVLATFTGTFAFAFSLLRSIETDFVPDVGVTLAGAAVAVSLVLLLMYLNRFIHNLRPVAIAALVSRAGRRVLRQGVLLAESGALRGADGTRAPPGGPVTPVPSAAGGALQGFQPERLAALAERHDCFVVLTHPVGDFVPPGVTLFEVHGSTPPPPRELTGLVALGVERTIEQDPAFGLRILVDIAIRALSPAVNDPTTAVQVLNHIEAFLHTVGRLRLSGRYTLHDARGVPRLEVPGRSWQDFLQLAVTEIREYGTGSLQICRRLRALFDGLLDAGLPEPHREAVRTELRLLGEAVERQYADPVRRTAALTPDRQGIGGGAGRRT; from the coding sequence GTGGCGGGGAAGGGCTCCACCGTGGAGGCGAGAACCGCACGACGGAAGACGCGCCGGGCCCGCGCGCCCCTGTCCTGGGCGGCGGCCTTCGCGCTGCGCCAGTACGTCGTGGCGTGCCTCTGGATCGCCCCACTGGTGGGGATCGTCCTCGGCTCGCTCCTCGCGGAGGCCGCGGTGGCGCTCGACGGCGTCGTCCGGGTGCCGGAGGAGTGGCGGTACTCCCCGTCCACCGCGAGCAGCGTCCTCAGCTCCATCGTCGGCGCGATGGTCGCCCTGCTCGGTTTCGTCGTGACCATCGGGATCCTGGTCGTCCAGCAGGCCACCGGGACGCTGTCGCCGCGCTACATGCGGCTCTGGTACCGCGACCGGCTCCAGAAGGCCGTGCTCGCCACCTTCACCGGGACCTTCGCCTTCGCCTTCTCGCTGCTGCGCAGCATCGAGACGGACTTCGTGCCCGACGTCGGCGTCACGCTCGCGGGAGCGGCGGTCGCGGTGAGCCTGGTGCTGCTGCTGATGTACCTCAACCGCTTCATCCACAACCTGCGGCCCGTCGCCATCGCGGCCCTGGTCTCCCGGGCGGGACGGCGGGTGCTCCGCCAGGGGGTGCTGCTGGCGGAGAGCGGGGCGCTCCGCGGCGCGGACGGGACGCGGGCCCCGCCGGGCGGCCCGGTGACGCCGGTGCCCTCCGCGGCGGGCGGGGCGCTCCAGGGGTTCCAGCCGGAGCGGCTCGCGGCGCTCGCCGAACGGCACGACTGCTTCGTGGTGCTCACCCACCCCGTCGGCGACTTCGTGCCGCCCGGGGTGACGCTGTTCGAGGTGCACGGCTCCACGCCGCCCCCGCCCAGGGAACTGACCGGGCTGGTCGCGCTCGGCGTCGAACGGACCATCGAGCAGGATCCCGCCTTCGGACTGCGCATCCTCGTGGACATCGCCATCCGGGCGCTCTCCCCGGCGGTGAACGACCCCACGACGGCGGTGCAGGTCCTGAACCACATCGAGGCGTTCCTGCACACCGTCGGCCGACTGCGGCTGAGCGGGCGCTACACCCTCCACGACGCCCGCGGTGTGCCCCGGCTCGAGGTCCCCGGCCGTTCCTGGCAGGACTTCCTCCAGCTCGCCGTCACCGAGATCCGCGAGTACGGCACCGGCTCCCTGCAGATCTGCCGGCGCCTGCGGGCGCTGTTCGACGGACTCCTGGACGCCGGCCTGCCCGAACCTCACCGGGAGGCGGTACGGACGGAGCTGCGCCTCCTCGGCGAGGCGGTGGAGCGCCAGTACGCCGACCCGGTCCGCCGGACCGCCGCGCTGACCCCCGACCGCCAGGGCATCGGGGGAGGCGCGGGTCGCCGGACCTGA
- a CDS encoding glycoside hydrolase family 15 protein gives MGDYPLIEDHGLIGDLQTAALVSTQGTIDWYCTPRFDSPSVFGSLLDSEKGGYFKVTPVDRTYATKQLYLPDTAVLVTRFMTEAGAGEVVDFMPVTGSTATERHRLVRLLRCVRGSLTFKVDIVPRFNYGRSPHKLHYTERGAVFAADGLELTVHAVREPEDVRLVPLDLGDHDMHFSLTLEAGQERGVVLETFADGPPRHIHHAEFMQLFDDTVQFWRDWLSQSRYSGRWREAVERSAITLKLMTYAPSGAIVAAPTAGLPEQLGGERNWDYRFTWIRDASFSVYALLGLGFTGEAQAFIGWLRDRVHETAGRDGESGPLNIMYRVDGSSDLEEDILDNWAGYEGSSPVRIGNGAASQLQLDIYGEALDSIFFAHERGIQLDHRGWTSLRTLLDWLTDHWDQPDEGLWETRGGRKNFTYGRVMSWVAFDRALRLAAASGRPASLARWAHARDRLYHQVLTRGWNEERQAFVQHYDTDVLDSSLVRMSTVGFITPDDPMWTATLDAMDRELVNDSLVYRYNPEVTPDGLAGSEGTFSLCTFMYVDALARAGRLNQSRLVLEKMLTYANHLGLYSEEIDLTGRQLGNFPQAFTHLAFIDTALTLDAELNRAQGESRPRKAPAESNL, from the coding sequence ATGGGCGACTACCCCCTCATCGAGGACCACGGGCTGATCGGTGACCTGCAGACCGCGGCACTGGTCAGCACGCAAGGGACGATCGACTGGTACTGCACCCCGCGGTTCGACTCGCCGAGCGTCTTCGGCTCACTGCTCGACAGTGAGAAGGGCGGGTACTTCAAGGTCACCCCGGTGGACCGGACGTACGCCACCAAACAGCTGTACCTTCCCGACACCGCGGTCCTGGTCACCCGTTTCATGACCGAGGCGGGCGCGGGCGAGGTCGTCGACTTCATGCCGGTCACCGGCTCCACGGCCACCGAGCGGCACCGGCTGGTGCGCCTGCTGCGCTGCGTCCGCGGCAGCCTCACCTTCAAGGTCGACATCGTTCCGCGCTTCAACTACGGCCGTTCCCCGCACAAACTGCACTACACCGAGCGCGGTGCGGTGTTCGCCGCGGACGGCCTGGAGCTGACCGTCCACGCGGTCCGGGAGCCCGAGGACGTCCGGCTGGTCCCCCTGGACCTGGGCGACCACGACATGCACTTCAGCCTCACCCTGGAGGCCGGCCAGGAGCGCGGGGTGGTGCTGGAGACCTTCGCCGACGGTCCGCCGCGGCACATCCACCACGCCGAGTTCATGCAGCTCTTCGACGACACCGTCCAGTTCTGGCGCGACTGGCTGAGCCAGTCCCGCTACTCGGGCCGCTGGCGGGAGGCGGTCGAGCGGTCGGCGATCACGCTGAAACTGATGACGTACGCGCCGAGCGGCGCGATCGTGGCGGCCCCGACGGCCGGGCTGCCCGAGCAGCTGGGCGGCGAGCGGAACTGGGACTACCGGTTCACCTGGATCCGCGACGCGTCCTTCTCCGTGTACGCGCTGCTGGGCCTCGGCTTCACCGGCGAGGCCCAGGCGTTCATCGGCTGGCTGCGCGACCGCGTCCACGAGACGGCCGGCCGCGACGGCGAATCGGGACCGCTCAACATCATGTACCGGGTCGACGGCTCCTCCGACCTCGAGGAGGACATCCTCGACAACTGGGCGGGCTACGAGGGCTCCAGCCCGGTCCGGATCGGGAACGGGGCTGCCTCCCAGCTCCAGCTCGACATCTACGGCGAGGCGCTGGACAGCATCTTCTTCGCGCACGAGCGGGGCATCCAGCTCGACCACCGCGGCTGGACCTCGCTGCGCACGCTCCTCGACTGGCTCACCGACCACTGGGACCAGCCCGACGAGGGGCTCTGGGAGACCCGGGGCGGGCGCAAGAACTTCACCTACGGACGGGTGATGTCCTGGGTCGCCTTCGACCGGGCGCTGCGGCTCGCGGCCGCGAGCGGCCGGCCGGCCTCGCTCGCCCGCTGGGCCCACGCGCGGGACAGGCTGTACCACCAGGTCCTCACCCGCGGCTGGAACGAGGAGCGCCAGGCGTTCGTCCAGCACTACGACACCGATGTGCTCGACTCGTCGCTCGTCCGGATGTCCACGGTGGGGTTCATCACCCCCGACGACCCGATGTGGACCGCCACGCTCGACGCGATGGACCGCGAACTGGTGAACGACAGCCTGGTCTACCGGTACAACCCCGAGGTCACGCCCGACGGCCTGGCCGGCTCCGAGGGCACGTTCTCCCTGTGCACGTTCATGTACGTCGACGCGCTGGCGCGGGCCGGCCGGCTGAACCAGTCGAGGCTCGTGCTGGAGAAGATGCTCACGTACGCCAACCACCTCGGCCTGTACTCCGAGGAGATCGACCTGACGGGGCGTCAACTGGGCAACTTCCCGCAGGCGTTCACCCATCTGGCGTTCATCGACACGGCGCTCACGCTGGACGCGGAGCTCAACCGCGCGCAGGGGGAGAGCCGTCCGCGGAAGGCTCCGGCGGAGTCCAACCTCTGA